TGTgcaattattataaataaatagaatcaTAATAATCATAAGGTATNNNNNNNNNNNNNNNNNNNNNNNNNNNNNNNNNNNNNNNNNNNNNNNNNNNNNNNNNNNNNNNNNNNNNNNNNNNNNNNNNNNNNNNNNNNNNNNNNNNNNNNNNNNNNNNNNNNNNNNNNNNNNNNNNNNNNNNNNNNNNNNNNaaaaaaaaaaaaaaaaaaaaaaaaaaaaaaaaaaaaaaaaaaaaaaaaaaaaaaaaaaaaaaaaaaaaaaaaaaaaaaaaagaaattgaatgagTTGGGTGTATGTAAGAGATGGTGACAAAAGGGAACAACGAGGATCGACAATAAAAATGCAGCGATCGCACGAGGGCCATCTTCTATAGAAGAGTTAGACTCGTTAGGGGTGTCTGTGTGTCGAAGTAGCAAAGGGGAACGTAAATGCAAAGTAATGGGGTGTGAAGGTATTGGTTTGGAGGAAACTTAAACCAGGAGATTTACCCACTccctttgaatttcttcttgagagagagagacaccCACTGACACACTCCACAGACCCATAAAAAGagaggtagagagagaaagatctGTGGAATTCAAAATACACAGTGGCCGGCCTTTTAGGGTTAATCGATTGTCTTCATTTTCACGTTCTCCCAGGTAGAGCGAATCTGTTTTCAGTAGCTTGTTGAAACGCGTTGGAACTCTCTAGAAACTCGTTTTATATATTGGGTCAAGGCCAAACAGGGTGAGAATTGACAAACAGAAGGAGATGGGGCGCCCTCGTTGCTTCTTGGATATCAGTATTGGAGGTGATCTCGAGGGTAGAATTGTGGTAGAGCTCTATGACGATGTGGTGCCTAAAACAGCTGAGAATTTCAGAGCTCTTTGCACTGGCGAGAAGGGAATTGGTCCTCATACGGGTGTTCCTCTTCATTTTAAGGTCGTTTCCTCTCTATTTTTATGGTGTTTTTGTGTTCGTCTGTGCATGATTATCTCAATGCGAACTGGGTTTCTTTGTATTTACGTGTTTTGGATGTGAATACTTCGATTgatctttcccttttttgtaatttgtttaGTTTAGTAGTTGttggattttctttcctttatgaGCGTCTGTGGAATGGTGGAGTCTCTGTCCTTGATCAGTAATAAAACAGTGGTGTTCTTGTACTTGCAGATGATATTTTAGCTGTTGCCGATTTATGTTCTTAGGATGTGTTTTTGAAGAGCTGGGTTTAGTTTTTCCTATAATCAGGgtcttgtttcttctttcatttgttttgttcGAGGTCTCCAGTTAGTCGTGTTTGTTAAAAACGTCGATTACAGACATTTGacctgttgaggattgttgagagaggagtccacatcggctaattaaagggttgatcatggatttatgaaaggaatacatctccattggtacgaggccatgagagcttatgctcgaagtggacaatatcataccattttggagagtccatgattcctaacatgacCTTCGTAATTTGCATTCTCGTATGTCGATTATTTCTTGGAACTGTTCTTAGGTATTTGTTGCAACTAGCTTCACTTGTTTGATTAGAATTTGTTCTGTCTTACTCTGAACTGGATTCGTGAATGCTTATGTgtttatttttcaatcaatttgaaTTGCTCAGGGGTCGTGTTTCCACCGTGTTATAAAAGGGTTCATGGTACAAGGTGGAGATATTTCTGCTGGAGATGGTACTGGTGGAGAGTCTATCTATGGCATGAAATTCGACGATGAGAATTTCGAGGTGAAACATGAAAGGAAAGGAATGTTATCTATGGCTAATTCTGGTCCCAACACAAATGGATCCCAATTTTTTATAAGTACTACTCGCACTTCTCATTTAGATGGGAAACATGTAGTGTTTGGGAAGGTTGTGAAAGGAATGGGCGTTGTTCGTTCAATTGAACATGTTACTACTGGTGAAAATGATCGCCCTACTGCGGACGTCGTTATTGTGGATTGTGGAGAAATTCCTGAGGGAGCGGATGACGGGATTTCGAACTTTTTCAATGATGGGGATACGTTTCCTGATTGGCCAGCTGACCTAGAACAGACCCCTAGTGAACTTGAATGGTGGGTGAATGCTGTAGATTCTGTGAAGGTTTTTGGTAATGAGCATTACAAGGTATTGGCATCAGAATCCATCTCACAGTCACGTTTTATTTCGATAAAACCTCGATGAGAAGGAACCTTGGATTTAGATTTTCCGTTAGCTTATCATTGTATTTTAATGATGGGTTTCTTTCCTTACAGAAGCAAGACTACAAGATGGCTCTTAGAAAGTATCGGAAGGCTTTACGCTACCTCGATATCTGCTGGGAAAAAGAAGGAATTGACGAAGGTATAATCTTCGCTTTGACATAATTGGTAGTATCATAAAACTATACCTTGATATCGAAGTATGTGTGAGTTCACTGACACTCCGCTAATTGCTCCTCGTCTTTTCCTTCGAGTCTGCAGAGAAGAGTTCATATCTTAGAAAGACAAAATCACAGATCTTCACAAACAGTTCGGTACGTGTCCCAGTGAatgtatttcattttctttgttgagTTATTTGTGAAAGACTTATTTGACAGTCGATTTGAGTTGGTAATTTGACAGACAATTGTTATAATAAACCGAACAAGTTTAAGGATGTTTCTCGATTCAAAGTAATTTTTGTGGACATATTACTTGGTAGGgatcttttaacatttttacaGTAGAATATCCTGGATCTTACAGAATTTACCACATCTGattttgtaaattataaaatgtacGTGAACGTTCCTGAAATCGGGAAGTGCCAACTTTATTCTCTTGCTTGCAGTGATCGATTAACTTTCGTTGTCCTTTTTAACCTCGAAACTAAGAAGTGgttctcttcttcctttagACTTTTTCATCACTGGCTCTTTTGTTGATGTAGGCTTGTAAGTTGAAATTAGGGGATCTAAAAGGAGCGTTGTTGGACACCGATTTTGCAATGCGTGACGGAGACAATAATGTAAAAGCTTTGTTTCGCCAAGGTCAGGTTGGTATTTTGTGTGGCTAAGATGGCAATGGCTCAAAGGGTTGCAAGGCATAATCATTTGTCCCCTGTTTATGGCTTCATGATTAACCATTCTTTGTATTGAGTATTACTTTATGTTAGCCTCCTTTTACATACTGCTTACCATTTGCAAAGGGTACCCCCTATTGCATACTGATGCTTACTGATAATTCGAATTCATTCCATATCCAGGCATACATGGCTCTTAATGACATCGATTCCGCTGtcgaaagtttcaaaaaggCATTGGATTTGGAGCCAAATGACggtaatagtttttttttatcgtagTGTTGCTATTGAAGTTTCgttatatttcatgttgtATATTCAGATATCTTCTTGTTAGATTTCGTGATTTGCACGACACGATTGATCATAGAAGGAAGATGTTAGGATTTGAAAACTAACCATCTCATATCATACTGGAGTCAATCAGTAGTCTGAAATTGAAAACCAAGAGGGGTTTGGACATTTCCTCCCCTTATTTTATTGGTGTTATTGGCAATATTCTTGAAGAAGCCTCTCTTCTCTGCTATGAAATGTTGTCTAGAACATGGTCTTTCTCTGAGTTTCGAGTATGTGTTGCTGAAAACTGACCCATatggagagggagagagattgGAGGAGAAGATCTTCAATTGGATTGGATTGCTTGAAAATCCTTTAAATCGAAGTTGTATTGTTCTTCGAATGGGATCATCCATCCTCGAAGACGTAGATATGATTTTCTAGTTCTTGATATGACGAACATTCAACTTTTGTTGTATGTTTAATCCTCTGTTGTGTTTTGAACTTTGCTAATGACTCGCTACTTTTTCGAGTTTCAGCTGCAATAAAGAAAGAGCTCGCTGCTGCAAGGAAAAAGGTAATGAAAGTAAATTCTATGGTTGAGGTGACACGTGTATTGAACGACGGGTTTGTGTGGTATTTGATGCAGATTGTCGACAGACGtaatcaagaaagaaaagcatATAGCAAGATGTTCCAGTAGCTATGATGGGTATGTGGGGTTTTTCAGATTATTACCTGCAACATCGTTTGCTTGTTCATTCTATATATCATGCTTTGGCTGAtagtcttttccttttattcatCTTCAATCAAGGTTATGGAGTAGAGAGCTAGATTTCATACACAGTTTCACCTGCACGAGATCAATCGATACTTTGATGACCGAGGGTCGTTAGTGCACTGGTGTTTTAAGATGTTAAAGCTGGATGAAACACTCCATTCAAACAATTTTGTCCAGATGAAATAACCTGaggttaaaatatacattatttgttgtcttttattcctctttttaaattttcatgaaatttggATGTTCTACAGAGAAAACTTTAGGCTGGTCTGAATCTAGAAATCATTATGGttctttttcccccttttctgagcagggttttaaaatttttgctGTTGTGTTacttgtattattattattattatgaaatgtCACATCAAATAACGTATTTATTAGGAGATTGAAGGTTGTTTCTTGTGGGGTTGGCTTTGGATCCCACAGGAATGACAAAGACAAGACCAAGGTGGGGGACCTCCTTCACCTGTTAATGTCCTTTCATTTCTTCCTAGTTTCTACATTTATCAATGGCTGATAGATTCCTGTTTTAACTTTACTCGTACGTCTCAGAATCATACCTAAAACAACACTCCAAAAAGTCCCAACTTTCTAGTTTCTTCACACTGACAAAAGGCATGGTGAAATATCTCCAAAACAGGGCTAACTGGCAAGTATATTTGCTACATACATGTAGGTTCTTGTAACTACCGGGTTTCCTTTGCCTAGTGTGCTAGTTTAAGTAGGACGTAGGGCAGGGCGGGGCAGGCAATTGTTGCACCATACATACCCAAGGGTATAGACCTATATAGTTTAATTCAGAGGCATTTTCTATGGCGCAAAATATGGTGGCTTGGCCCCTGAAATGCTATGAAATAAGAACTTCCAAGGGGAAAAAAACACTCGTTTTGATTCTCTATGGTTGATTGGAGCGTTGAGATATTTCAACTTCACCATCTTAACTCACAATAGTTTGAGACATGTAATGCTGCTAACATCAATGGAGAATAGTTTTGAAACATGTAATGCTAACATCAATGAAGAATAGCTTAAGATATGCAGTGCTAATATCAATAGAAAATAGTAAGAGACATGTAAGAAAATAGTTTGAGAGAGCCCTATACAGTGGGTTCCTGACTACAGGACTCGTATCAAGTGACACGCGAGTCCCTTTGCATTAGTTGAGCTGAAGAGAACTTGTGCATAGCTTGAATAGCAAGATCTCCAGCTCTGCCTTCAATGGCACGCGttgatataattgaaattaccTGTACCAAAAATTTACAAGGAATTTGAGACAGGAACTGATATCAGATTGTTGATGCCGTAGCAGAATTATGTAAGTCGTGGCTTGCAAATCAATAGAGTGACAGTAAAAATAAACCCCAAGAATACTGTAGATCATAATTTGCATGAGGAAGAAACAAGATCTCGTTAACATAATGAAGGGGAGATCCgaaatgaaacaaatatgATATTCATGACATTCTATTGACAAATTTAATGTAATGCTATAGCCTAACACCAAATTCATTCAAGAAAATCAATTACGATCATCATCCTATCGCCATAATTGACGTATGCGCAGAGTACCTTGAAGTAGTAGCCCCATGGCCTTTAAAGCGGAAGCAACAGCACGCTCGCAATCACTCGGAATCTTGGAACGGAGATAACAGAGCAATTCCAATCCCCCATTTCTTAACGCAATTAATGTCCCATTCCACATTCAATCCACACAGCTCTGATATCCTATCAAATAACAACGCCATCTCGTCAAAATCCTCATCACTAATTCAATCCTTCCAATCAACGCATTGTTTCAGCTTCTCCAAGCTCGATACCAAAGGGTGATCTCTCGAGCTAGCCTCACCAGGAACGCATCTCACACAAACAATCGGAAACCACCTGAGAGATCAACGCATTGAAGAGTCGAGGATTCGATTGCATCCTGGAGAGCATCAGTCGGATCCATCCCCAGATCATCCACATTCTCTCTTACCACGCCGTCGGAGGCTTCCTATGAGATGGTGCAGAGGGTTTTGGGTGGAAATCATCTCCGCGTTGTCCCGCTGTGTCGGAGAATGTTGTGAATGGTAGCTCTGTGTGTCAAAAATGAAAGAGGTCATTGTCGAATGGGCCCGGCCCATTTTAATATAAGGCCCAAGTTATAAGcccattaaataaaagaaattgaaaataaatttgatgggTGTATAGAGAaggttaaatttaaaaataaaaaaataaaaacaaaattacatattttaattttaaaaagaaaaagaaaataaacaaggcgccaaattttgaatgttcTAATTCtctccaaataaaacaaaaatcaagatccctattaaaaaaataaaaataaaatattcctaaaatagtaataataatcaCGTTTACCACTAATTTTccctttaaataaattaattttatccaattaaaccctaaattaaaaattaattttcaaatttaaggttaaaatGGGAATGTGTATGTTGTTGGGTGGTGGGCCACAATAGTTAGTTGATGACTTAGTGGAGAGGTCCACGTAGGATTTTAAAAAACTCATGATGACGTGTGATAATTGTAGttggaaaaattaaaagcttaacaaaaataattccTCCTTtttacaaacaaaaccttACTTCAACGGTCACATTAA
This sequence is a window from Cucurbita pepo subsp. pepo cultivar mu-cu-16 chromosome LG04, ASM280686v2, whole genome shotgun sequence. Protein-coding genes within it:
- the LOC111792762 gene encoding peptidyl-prolyl cis-trans isomerase CYP40-like is translated as MGRPRCFLDISIGGDLEGRIVVELYDDVVPKTAENFRALCTGEKGIGPHTGVPLHFKGSCFHRVIKGFMVQGGDISAGDGTGGESIYGMKFDDENFEVKHERKGMLSMANSGPNTNGSQFFISTTRTSHLDGKHVVFGKVVKGMGVVRSIEHVTTGENDRPTADVVIVDCGEIPEGADDGISNFFNDGDTFPDWPADLEQTPSELEWWVNAVDSVKVFGNEHYKKQDYKMALRKYRKALRYLDICWEKEGIDEEKSSYLRKTKSQIFTNSSACKLKLGDLKGALLDTDFAMRDGDNNVKALFRQGQAYMALNDIDSAVESFKKALDLEPNDAAIKKELAAARKKIVDRRNQERKAYSKMFQ